A genomic stretch from Triplophysa dalaica isolate WHDGS20190420 chromosome 4, ASM1584641v1, whole genome shotgun sequence includes:
- the fbxo21 gene encoding F-box only protein 21 — MATPYTGDRVLGTNAVISESFAKQLTDLPAELFEYILCFPVLNHFDICNVSCTCKRLRDVCHCRGKVWAHQYKLRWPRLQRLYRQNESYDWLKEFKTRHMVGQQIRRTVESISKRFFTEVPCIGQVLGDSFAEIESLGAPEHFCEDELITILNSDKSKSLTLKYYAKKILYFLRQQNILRNLKIFLERPPEQQFALEGAVLVDQYCNPLAEVTLESISAQIEDITDKVKKFLRVKNATHPCLRATQDDYVLEDLESQRQVICALNVVLYEQLQYKGNDRDYYNPLNSYIHQVLLRHTGIPISLSVLYMTLSRKLGVPLEPVNFPNHFLLRWCQNQNRSGDIYDYMYIDAFGNGKQLGAKECEYLIRHQVTADYYGAISTGELLLRMVGNLLNIGKRGEGNEKSYQLLRDSLDLYLTINPDNVQYLLLQARLYFHLGIWPEKVLDILQRIQALDPSQHGAVGYLVQHTLEHIQHKRHLVEPEVKRRSAPDHRDVWYSVGLIMKHKRSGYNCVIYGWDPKCTMSQDWINTMRVHQLSKGADQPFYNVLVQDGTCRYAAQENLEPHAAPMEIAHPEVGRYFTEFSNTHYIANEELETRYSEDMCKTQSTVEELYHSLTPNSGQRPEPTANFQDHDLLDP; from the exons ATGGCGACGCCATACACAGGAGATCGAGTTTTAGGGACAAACGCGGTCATTTCTGAAAGCTTTGCCAAGCAGCTGACCGATTTACCCGCGGAATTGTTCGAGTATATATTGTGCTTTCCTGTTCTGAACCATTTCGACATTTGCAACGTTTCCTGCACGTGCAAGAGGCTGCGTGACGTGTGCCACTGCAGGGGGAAGGTTTGGGCGCACCAATACAAACTCAG GTGGCCCAGGCTTCAGAGACTTTATCGACAGAATGAGTCATACGATTGGCTGAAGGAATTTAAAACGCGCCACATGGTTGGTCAACAGATAAGAAGAACAGTAGAATCTATTTCCAAGAGGTTCTTCACAGAAGTT CCTTGCATTGGCCAGGTTCTTGGAGACAGTTTTGCAGAAATAGAATCTCTTGGTGCTCCAGAACACTTTTGTGAAGATGAGCTTATCACCATTTTGAATTCTGACAAAAG CAAAAGTTTGACACTCAAGTACTATGCAAAGAAAATCCTGTATTTCCTCCGTCAGCAAAACATCTTGAGGAATCTAAAGATTTTCCTTGAACGGCCACCAGAACAGCAATTTGCCCTTGAAG GGGCTGTTTTGGTTGACCAGTATTGCAACCCGTTGGCTGAAGTCACTCTTGAGAGTATATCTGCCCAGATAGAAGACATCACAGACAAGGTGAAAAAATTCCTGCGAGTGAAAAATGCCACACATCCGTGTCTGCGAGCTACTCAAG ATGACTATGTTCTGGAAGACTTGGAGTCACAAAGGCAGGTCATATGCGCTCTCAACGTCGTCCTGTATGAGCAGCTGCAGTACAAGGGCAATGACCGCGACTACTACAATCCGCTGAACTCATACATACATCAG GTGCTGCTCCGTCATACAGGCATTCCCATCAGCCTCTCTGTGCTCTATATGACACTGTCCAGAAAATTAGGAGTACCACTCGAGCCTGTGAACTTCCCCAACCACTTCCTGCTCCGCTGGTGCCAAAATCAAAATAG GAGTGGGGACATCTATGACTACATGTACATCGATGCGTTTGGCAACGGCAAACAGCTGGGTGCTAAAGAGTGCGAGTATCTGATCAGACACCAGGTGACAGCAGATTACTACGGTGCTATAAGCACAGGAGAACTACTACTGCGGATGGTGGGAAACCTGCTCAACATTGGCAAGAGAGG gGAAGGGAACGAGAAATCGTACCAGCTCCTACGGGACTCTCTGGATCTCTACCTCACTATTAATCCTGATAATGTGCAGTATCTTCTGCTGCAGGCCCGCCTCTACTTCCACCTTGGCATCTGGCCGGAGAAA GTGTTGGATATTCTGCAGCGCATTCAGGCTCTGGACCCATCTCAGCACGGCGCTGTGGGATACCTGGTCCAGCACACCCTCGAGCACATCCAACACAAAAGACATCTAGTAGAACCGGAGGTAAAGAGACGCAGTGCGCCAGATCACAGGGACGTGTGGTACTCTGTCGGTCTCATCATGAAGCATAAAAG GTCAGGCTATAACTGTGTGATTTATGGATGGGATCCCAAATGCACGATGAGTCAGGACTGGATTAACACTATGAGGGTCCATCAGCTGTCTAAGGGGGCCGATCAGCCCTTCTACAATGTCCTAGTTCAGGACGGGACATGTAGATATGCTGCACAGG AGAACCTTGAACCTCACGCTGCCCCCATGGAGATCGCCCATCCCGAGGTTGGCCGTTACTTCACCGAATTCTCCAACACGCATTACATCGCCAACGAGGAGCTTGAAACGCGCTACTCGGAGGACATGTGCAAGACCCAAAGCACTGTAGAGGAGCTTTACCACAGTCTCACCCCAAACTCAGGGCAGCGGCCGGAACCCACCGCCAATTTCCAGGACCACGATTTATTAGATCCATAA
- the tesca gene encoding tescalcin a isoform X2 produces the protein MGGSQSDQAHKFQHLSDKTRFSIDQINSLHKRFMTLTENEGVLRQEHLENIINLAENPIRRQIIGAFFDKRNLGQNEDGYLQEIGFEEFLTILAFFKPPKQRNSEEENQNIKKEKLRFLFNMHDTDNDGFITLDEYKRLVEELLSSNETMEMETAKAISDAAMLEVASVAMGQMGPDEYYEGITFEHFQQV, from the exons ATGGGAGGTTCACAGTCTGACCAAGCGCATAAGTTCCAACATCTCTCTGATAAAACCCGCT TTTCCATAGACCAGATAAACAGCCTTCATAAACGATTTATGACCCTCACAGAAAATGAAGGCGTTTTAAG ACAAGAACATCTTGAGAATATTATTAATTTGGCTGAGAACCCAATCCGGAGACAGATCATCGGGGCCTTTTTTGATAAAAG GAACTTGGGTCAGAATGAGGATGGCTATCTGCAGGAGATTGGATTTGAGGAATTTCTGACTATTCTGGCATTCTTCAAACCACCCAAACAACGCAATAGCGAAGAGGAGAATCAAAATATCAAGAAGGAGAAACTACGCT TTCTTTTCAACATGCATGACACCGACAATGACGGCTTCATCACATTAGACGAATATAAACGT CTGGTAGAAGAGCTGCTGTCTAGTAACGAAACCATGGAGATGGAAACAGCAAAAGCCATATCAGATGCTGCAATGCTGGAAGTTGCAAGTGTCGCAATGGGTCAGATG GGTCCAGATGAGTATTATGAGGGAATCACCTTTGAACATTTCCAGCAGGTTTGA
- the tesca gene encoding tescalcin a isoform X1, with product MGGSQSDQAHKFQHLSDKTRFSIDQINSLHKRFMTLTENEGVLRQEHLENIINLAENPIRRQIIGAFFDKRNLGQNEDGYLQEIGFEEFLTILAFFKPPKQRNSEEENQNIKKEKLRFLFNMHDTDNDGFITLDEYKRLVEELLSSNETMEMETAKAISDAAMLEVASVAMGQMGPDEYYEGITFEHFQQILKGIQIEIKMNINFWNLDTIKIQCGKSK from the exons ATGGGAGGTTCACAGTCTGACCAAGCGCATAAGTTCCAACATCTCTCTGATAAAACCCGCT TTTCCATAGACCAGATAAACAGCCTTCATAAACGATTTATGACCCTCACAGAAAATGAAGGCGTTTTAAG ACAAGAACATCTTGAGAATATTATTAATTTGGCTGAGAACCCAATCCGGAGACAGATCATCGGGGCCTTTTTTGATAAAAG GAACTTGGGTCAGAATGAGGATGGCTATCTGCAGGAGATTGGATTTGAGGAATTTCTGACTATTCTGGCATTCTTCAAACCACCCAAACAACGCAATAGCGAAGAGGAGAATCAAAATATCAAGAAGGAGAAACTACGCT TTCTTTTCAACATGCATGACACCGACAATGACGGCTTCATCACATTAGACGAATATAAACGT CTGGTAGAAGAGCTGCTGTCTAGTAACGAAACCATGGAGATGGAAACAGCAAAAGCCATATCAGATGCTGCAATGCTGGAAGTTGCAAGTGTCGCAATGGGTCAGATG GGTCCAGATGAGTATTATGAGGGAATCACCTTTGAACATTTCCAGCAG ATTTTAAAAGGGATCCAGATCGAGATCAAGATGAACATTAACTTCTGGAACTTGGACACAattaaaattcaatgtggaAAATCAAAGTAG
- the fbxw8 gene encoding F-box/WD repeat-containing protein 8 encodes MEADDLSTFRERWKHELKTEKSSKDKVGYFGHHSKESPSDQNTSYWQKQTQPRHQDQPQYVSIAEGLLDGRTSPLLERIKEERTRRKRAPESDAINKGAPPKKVSGSCHKLLEQFIQDLNEVNDIPFFDVELPYELALKIFQFLSRRDLSRCAQVSKSWKVLAEDEVLWHRLCLKEGFHSGASISDSLCWKSMLRDACNTESIVKSNWKNRVGSIRNLQYELGKVLCDVSSCAGLVIAGYTSGDVRLWDTLHWDTSYLRSTHSIRNESPAPHISLVRINKTIATAAYENGCVDVWSTETGLEPIHQYQHLQRVHALDLSPDCPTLASASGPEVRLDSTDEQGYWRSQCLNQLPKPVDGVLVVPGRRDFPLVTAWAGESVYLLDSRRKEEEPDVLHSVYGHPVTCVDVTASKAALGVKSCGWGMNDGGNKIQVYSLETRQLEITVGNSAGDFTCVNLRDSPPHLLVCGNKDRRVRVFDLRTGSSVLSLYAHHMGVTTVQADDWKIVSGGAEGLISVWEMRIGAKLWEMHNRHPVRHIEFNGSTLVTANIPDEKQPRGACITDDDLTAHRRHRGLICHYDFSMDSLAPDHVLPICRSNYIESSGYNFNIGLAMPYDILSGL; translated from the exons ATGGAAGCCGACGATCTTTCGACCTTTCGAGAGCGCTGGAAACATGAATTAAAGACCGAGAAAAGCAGTAAAGACAAAGTGGGATATTTTGGACACCACAGTAAGGAAAGCCCATCTGATCAAAACACAAGCTACTGGCAGAAACAGACACAACCCAGGCACCAAGATCAGCCGCAGTATGTGTCCATCGCCGAGGGTTTGTTGGACGGCAGAACCAGTCCGCTGCTTGAAAGGATCAAGGAGGAGAGGACGCGCAGGAAGCGCGCACCCGAGAGCGATGCGATAAACAAAGGCGCGCCTCCTAAGAAAGTGAGCGGCTCATGCCACAAACTGCTTGAGCAGTTCATTCAGGATTTG AATGAAGTGAATGACATCCCGTTCTTTGATGTGGAGTTGCCCTATGAACTGGCACTGAAGATTTTCCAGTTTCTGAGCAGAAGAGACCTGAGCCGATGTGCTCAG GTTAGTAAATCCTGGAAGGTTTTGGCTGAGGATGAGGTGTTGTGGCACAGGTTGTGTCTGAAGGAAGGTTTTCACAGCGGGGCAAGTATCTCTGACTCCCTCTGCTGGAAGAGCATGCTCAGAGACGCATGCAACACTGAGAGCATTGTGAAATCAAACTGGAAG AATCGTGTTGGGTCTATTCGCAACCTACAGTACGAGTTAGGAaaagtgttgtgtgatgtcagttcCTGTGCTGGGCTTGTTATTGCTGG CTACACCTCTGGTGATGTCCGTCTCTGGGACACACTTCACTGGGACACGTCTTACCTGCGCTCCACGCACTCTATCAGAAACGAGAGTCCAGCACCTCACATCAGTCTTGTACGAATCAATAAAACCATAGCCACAGCTGCTTATGAGAACG GTTGTGTAGATGTTTGGAGCACTGAAACTGGTCTTGAACCCATTCATCAGTACCAGCATCTACAGAGGGTTCATGCTCTGGATCTAAGCCCAGACTGTCCAACATTGGCCTCTGCATCAGGACCAGAGGTTCGCCTGGACTCTACAGATGAGCAGGGCTACTGGAGATCACAATGTCTCAATCAGTTACCCAAACCT GTAGATGGAGTGCTGGTGGTACCGGGGAGGCGGGACTTCCCTTTGGTCACAGCGTGGGCAGGGGAAAGTGTTTACCTGTTGGATTCCAGACGGAAGGAAGAGGAACCAGATGTTCTGCATTCTGTGTACGGCCACCCGGTCACCTGTGTAGACGTGACGGCCTCCAAAGCTGCTCTGGGGGTCAAGAGCTGTGGTTGGGGGATGAATGATGGCGGAAACAAG atTCAGGTGTACAGCCTGGAGACCAGACAGTTGGAGATAACCGTGGGGAACTCGGCGGGGGACTTCACCTGCGTCAACCTGCGAGACAGCCCCCCTCACCTGCTGGTGTGTGGAAACAAAGACAGGCG TGTGAGAGTGTTTGACTTGCGTACCGGCTCGTCGGTTCTGTCTCTATATGCCCATCACATGGGCGTGACCACCGTCCAGGCAGATGATTGGAAGATTGTCAGTGGTGGTGCTGAGGGATTGATCAGTGTGTGGGAGATGAGGATAGGAGCCAAACTCTGGGAAATGCACAACAG gcaCCCGGTTCGACATATAGAGTTTAACGGCAGCACACTAGTGACGGCTAACATCCCTGATGAGAAGCAGCCTCGTGGGGCTTGTATCACAGACGATGACCTCACCGCTCACCGAAG ACACAGGGGGCTGATCTGTCACTATGATTTCTCTATGGACTCATTGGCACCGGACCATGTTCTGCCCATCTGCAGGTCAAACTACATCGAGTCGTCCGGTTACAACTTTAATATTGGCTTGGCCATGCCTTATGATATATTGAGTGGCCTTTAG